The following proteins are encoded in a genomic region of Bradyrhizobium sp. SK17:
- a CDS encoding TetR/AcrR family transcriptional regulator, with protein MGHSQADKARSRERILNEAATQIRDKGLDALSIGNLMQQVKLTHGGFYGHFASRSDLIAAALEQALTAGEASAHAARDPDKPVSINALVRSYLSRTHRDSPKSGCAIGALISDVGRADEQCRAVMEPHIEAFIARVAETLGDDDDAQAIVAVSAMVGALAISRVLTDQKRSDAVLRTVRDGIVAMASDE; from the coding sequence ATGGGCCATTCCCAGGCCGACAAGGCCAGGAGCCGCGAGCGGATTTTGAACGAGGCGGCGACGCAGATCCGCGACAAGGGGCTCGATGCGCTCAGCATCGGCAATCTGATGCAGCAGGTGAAGCTGACCCATGGCGGCTTCTACGGGCACTTCGCCTCGCGCTCGGACCTGATCGCCGCGGCACTGGAACAGGCGCTGACCGCAGGCGAAGCGTCCGCGCATGCAGCGCGCGATCCCGACAAGCCGGTCAGCATCAACGCGCTGGTGCGCAGCTATCTCAGCCGCACCCACCGCGACTCGCCCAAATCGGGTTGCGCGATCGGCGCGCTGATCTCGGATGTCGGCCGTGCCGACGAACAGTGCCGCGCGGTGATGGAGCCGCATATCGAGGCCTTCATCGCCAGGGTCGCCGAAACGCTCGGTGACGATGACGATGCCCAGGCGATCGTGGCGGTGAGCGCGATGGTCGGCGCGCTTGCGATCTCGCGGGTCCTCACCGACCAAAAGCGGTCCGACGCCGTTCTGCGCACGGTGCGCGACGGCATCGTGGCGATGGCATCGGACGAATGA
- a CDS encoding crotonase/enoyl-CoA hydratase family protein encodes MSGSASEGRVRHERHDHILKIIIDNPAKKNAFSPEMMAELSDALTLLDNDEGLWVGVLCAAGGSFTAGLDMPKFFGPTASRKPLPEGNVDPFGLSKRCRKPIVTAVQGIVFTVGIEMMLAGDIVVAADDSRFCQMEAKRGIAPLAGAHFRYISRAGWGDAMYHLLLCDEFSAAEAHRIGLVQEVVPAGQQIERAMALAGIIARNAPLGIQVTKEAGRKFIEAGEQAAIAIIPEIRERVLNTSDAAEGIKSFVERRAAVFQGR; translated from the coding sequence ATGTCCGGCAGCGCGAGCGAGGGTCGGGTCCGCCACGAGCGGCACGATCACATCCTGAAGATCATCATCGACAATCCCGCGAAGAAAAACGCCTTCAGCCCGGAGATGATGGCCGAACTGTCCGACGCGCTGACGCTGCTCGACAATGACGAGGGCCTCTGGGTCGGCGTGCTCTGCGCCGCCGGCGGCAGTTTCACCGCGGGGCTCGACATGCCGAAATTCTTCGGCCCGACGGCGAGCCGCAAGCCGCTGCCGGAAGGCAACGTCGATCCGTTCGGATTGTCGAAGCGGTGCCGCAAGCCGATCGTCACCGCGGTGCAGGGCATCGTGTTCACCGTCGGCATCGAGATGATGCTGGCCGGCGACATCGTCGTCGCCGCGGATGACAGCCGGTTCTGCCAGATGGAAGCCAAGCGCGGCATCGCGCCACTCGCCGGCGCGCATTTCCGCTACATCAGCCGCGCCGGTTGGGGCGATGCGATGTATCACCTGCTGCTGTGCGACGAGTTCTCCGCGGCCGAGGCCCATCGGATCGGCCTGGTGCAGGAAGTCGTGCCGGCCGGTCAGCAGATCGAACGCGCGATGGCGCTCGCGGGGATCATCGCACGCAATGCGCCACTTGGCATCCAGGTGACGAAAGAGGCGGGCCGCAAGTTCATCGAGGCCGGCGAGCAGGCGGCGATTGCGATCATTCCCGAGATCCGCGAGCGCGTGCTCAACACATCGGATGCGGCCGAGGGCATCAAGTCCTTCGTGGAACGCCGCGCCGCCGTGTTCCAGGGGCGTTAA
- a CDS encoding aldose 1-epimerase family protein has product MSDSHTLRGDGIAVTIQAQGAELSSLRNAGGRELLWQAGPQWPRHAPILFPIVGRLKNDTLRHNGKTYPMTQHGFARDRRFAWIEQGPRSCKLALSDDAETRARYPFAFRLEVTYGIDGPDLEVVFEVINTGAEMLPAALGGHPAFNWPLVPGLPKEAYTLTFDKTEPAPIRRLKDGLMRRQPEPNPVEGRTLALTEELFDDDAMIFDQVASTSIRFAATLGPAAATLGPEIEISWRGFRELGIWSKVGGAPFLCIEPWHGFASPAEFDGEFADKPGVMHIVPGARQSLSYRIRVA; this is encoded by the coding sequence ATGAGCGACAGTCACACGCTGCGCGGCGATGGAATCGCCGTGACCATCCAGGCCCAGGGCGCCGAATTGTCGTCGCTCAGGAATGCCGGGGGAAGGGAACTGCTATGGCAGGCCGGCCCGCAATGGCCACGCCATGCGCCGATCCTGTTCCCGATCGTCGGCCGGCTGAAGAACGACACGCTCCGTCACAACGGCAAGACCTATCCGATGACGCAGCACGGCTTCGCGCGCGACCGCCGCTTCGCCTGGATCGAGCAGGGGCCCCGGTCATGCAAGCTCGCGCTGTCAGACGATGCGGAAACCCGTGCGCGCTATCCCTTCGCGTTCAGGTTAGAGGTCACCTACGGCATCGATGGCCCCGATCTCGAGGTCGTCTTTGAGGTCATCAACACCGGCGCCGAGATGCTGCCGGCCGCGCTCGGCGGTCATCCCGCGTTCAATTGGCCGCTGGTGCCGGGGCTGCCGAAGGAAGCCTACACGCTGACCTTCGACAAGACTGAACCCGCGCCGATCCGGCGGTTGAAGGATGGATTGATGCGGCGGCAGCCTGAACCCAATCCGGTCGAGGGCAGAACGCTTGCGCTGACCGAGGAGCTGTTCGATGACGACGCGATGATCTTCGATCAGGTTGCAAGCACATCGATCCGCTTCGCGGCGACACTGGGCCCGGCAGCAGCCACACTGGGCCCGGAGATCGAAATTTCCTGGCGCGGCTTCCGCGAACTCGGCATCTGGTCGAAGGTCGGCGGCGCGCCATTCCTCTGCATCGAGCCGTGGCACGGTTTTGCCAGCCCGGCCGAGTTCGACGGCGAATTCGCCGACAAGCCCGGCGTGATGCACATCGTGCCGGGTGCCCGCCAATCTCTGAGCTATCGCATTCGCGTCGCCTGA
- a CDS encoding CHAD domain-containing protein, with protein MTSGASPDRERVVRPKRPRHLSQAMRCETAFRLILSECLEEVATNHEALSSGDPVALHQTRIGLTRLKAAVAFYGPMVADSEWTRLKSELKWLSAHLSATRDLDVAIENSKDLPEERMLKAARTDAFDALKEALQSDRYWQWFDGMWDWVGSGPWTARQNRRAAQRRAVPVAVFHARRLARWHGKLCQKSRGLQGMGKSKRHRVRLASKRLRYAIEFSEGGLPADVYASWRTVLRHLRKGQQLLGELNDNEVRRELLESADALAQRAHERKAKHQRVHERKRKSRLLRQAAAIYRKIAE; from the coding sequence ATGACGTCAGGGGCAAGTCCGGACCGGGAACGCGTCGTCCGCCCGAAGCGGCCACGCCATCTCAGCCAGGCCATGCGTTGTGAGACCGCATTTCGCCTGATCCTGTCCGAATGCCTGGAGGAAGTCGCGACCAATCACGAAGCCCTGAGCTCCGGCGATCCGGTGGCGCTGCACCAGACCCGTATCGGACTGACGCGGCTGAAGGCGGCGGTCGCTTTCTACGGCCCGATGGTGGCGGACAGCGAATGGACGCGATTGAAATCCGAGCTGAAATGGCTGAGCGCCCACCTCAGCGCAACGCGCGATCTCGACGTCGCGATCGAGAACAGCAAGGACCTGCCCGAAGAACGCATGCTGAAGGCCGCACGCACCGATGCGTTCGACGCGCTCAAGGAGGCGTTGCAAAGCGACCGTTACTGGCAATGGTTCGACGGCATGTGGGACTGGGTCGGCAGCGGCCCCTGGACCGCGCGGCAGAACCGCCGCGCGGCGCAGCGGCGGGCCGTGCCGGTCGCGGTGTTTCACGCGCGCCGGCTGGCGCGGTGGCATGGCAAGCTGTGTCAGAAGAGCCGCGGGCTGCAAGGCATGGGCAAGAGCAAGCGCCATCGCGTCCGGCTCGCCAGCAAGCGGCTGCGCTACGCGATCGAGTTCTCGGAAGGTGGCCTGCCTGCCGATGTCTATGCGTCGTGGCGCACTGTCCTCAGACATCTGCGCAAGGGACAGCAGCTGCTCGGCGAGCTGAACGACAACGAGGTCCGTCGCGAGTTGCTCGAGAGTGCCGATGCACTCGCGCAGCGCGCCCACGAGCGCAAGGCCAAGCACCAGCGCGTGCATGAGCGCAAGCGCAAGAGCCGGCTGCTGCGCCAGGCCGCCGCCATCTACCGGAAGATCGCCGAATGA
- a CDS encoding division plane positioning ATPase MipZ, producing the protein MTNARAIVVGNNKGGSGKSTIAMHVAIALIKAGQRVATIDLDTKQKSLTHYVDNRRKWARETSLDLGIPAHMCFETVSGRSSEVETLGRSALAEIVERLSRSHDFVVIDCPGHDTYLTTFTHSLANTLITPLNDSFVDFDVLGTVDPNDFKVTGISHYSKMVEEARRQRSASDQPAFEWVVLRNRLSTIGSRNKRMVGEALSELSKTLNFRLVDGLAERVIFREFYPRGLTAVDDVNQLALGGRPTMSHVTAWLEMERLMTAIMLGHLVRAATSSEDSRDAA; encoded by the coding sequence ATGACAAACGCACGAGCCATTGTTGTCGGAAACAACAAGGGCGGCTCTGGCAAATCGACAATTGCCATGCACGTCGCCATCGCGCTGATCAAGGCGGGTCAGCGTGTCGCTACCATCGATCTCGACACCAAGCAGAAGTCGTTGACGCATTACGTCGATAACCGGCGGAAGTGGGCGCGAGAGACGTCGCTCGATCTCGGCATTCCGGCGCATATGTGCTTCGAGACGGTGAGCGGCAGGAGCAGCGAGGTCGAGACGCTCGGCCGCAGCGCGCTTGCCGAGATCGTCGAACGGCTGAGCCGGTCGCATGACTTCGTCGTCATCGACTGTCCCGGTCACGACACCTATCTGACGACGTTCACGCATTCGCTGGCGAATACGCTGATTACGCCGCTGAACGACAGCTTCGTCGACTTCGACGTACTCGGCACCGTCGATCCGAACGACTTCAAGGTGACCGGCATCAGCCACTATTCGAAGATGGTGGAGGAGGCGCGGCGGCAGCGCAGCGCGAGCGACCAGCCGGCGTTCGAATGGGTGGTGTTGCGCAACCGTCTCTCGACGATCGGTTCGCGCAACAAGCGGATGGTTGGCGAAGCGCTCAGCGAGCTATCGAAGACGCTGAACTTCCGTCTGGTCGACGGCCTGGCCGAACGCGTGATCTTCCGTGAATTCTATCCGCGCGGACTGACGGCGGTCGACGATGTCAACCAGCTCGCGCTCGGCGGCCGCCCGACCATGTCGCATGTCACGGCATGGCTCGAGATGGAGCGATTGATGACCGCGATCATGCTTGGCCATCTGGTGCGCGCGGCCACCTCCTCCGAGGACAGCCGCGACGCGGCATAG
- a CDS encoding sugar phosphate isomerase/epimerase — protein MAQQLRVLQSLWAMERRLADEDEWPLQTQLAMIRDAGFDGAGVRFIDPAFAREVTGFLRAHGMIWQAQCYPKGVDDLKPVLELVAKLGADHVNLQPDVRPRRLANCIPLLEGWRRLGTEAGVAVHVETHRDRMTTDLFFMLDLLDCFPDLRLTADLSHYLVGREFAWPVDDANHAMIHRILDRAWGIHGRIASREQVQISSGFPQHAGWVSLFMDWWDYGIRSWRKRAGPDATLTFLCELGPPPYAITGPDGRELSDRWQDALAMKDMIRTLWERIASEPQGPLRR, from the coding sequence GTGGCGCAGCAACTGCGTGTGTTGCAGTCGCTCTGGGCGATGGAGCGGCGGCTGGCCGACGAGGACGAATGGCCGCTGCAAACCCAGCTCGCGATGATCCGCGATGCCGGGTTTGACGGCGCCGGCGTCCGCTTCATCGATCCGGCCTTCGCACGCGAGGTGACGGGCTTCCTGCGCGCGCATGGCATGATCTGGCAGGCGCAGTGCTACCCGAAGGGCGTCGACGACCTGAAACCGGTGCTCGAGCTGGTCGCCAAGCTCGGCGCCGATCACGTCAATTTGCAACCGGACGTCCGGCCGCGCCGGCTGGCGAATTGCATTCCCCTGCTCGAAGGCTGGCGGCGGCTCGGCACGGAGGCCGGCGTCGCCGTACATGTCGAGACCCATCGCGACCGCATGACGACCGATCTGTTCTTCATGCTCGACTTGCTCGACTGCTTTCCCGATCTCCGGCTGACCGCCGATCTCTCGCATTATCTGGTCGGCCGCGAATTCGCCTGGCCGGTCGACGACGCCAACCATGCGATGATCCATCGCATCCTCGACCGCGCGTGGGGCATCCACGGCCGCATCGCGAGCCGCGAGCAGGTGCAGATCTCGTCCGGCTTTCCTCAGCACGCTGGCTGGGTGTCGTTGTTCATGGACTGGTGGGACTACGGCATCCGTTCCTGGCGCAAGCGCGCCGGGCCCGATGCGACCCTGACCTTCCTGTGCGAGCTCGGCCCGCCGCCCTATGCCATCACCGGTCCCGACGGCCGCGAATTGTCCGACCGCTGGCAGGACGCGCTCGCCATGAAGGACATGATCCGCACGCTGTGGGAGCGCATCGCGAGCGAACCACAAGGCCCGCTGCGGCGTTGA
- a CDS encoding phytanoyl-CoA dioxygenase family protein — MISDEQAQAYKRDGVIVVPEVLDQETLGKVRTVLAELVAGAGAVTEHTDVYDLEPGHTPEQPRVRRIKAPHKVHPIFDEIVRSPAVISILTRLIGPGLRLHGSKLNMKSAQYGSPVEWHQDWAFYPHTNDDILAIGVLLDDCDIENGPMLVTPGSHTGDTMWDHHGDDGCFAGLIDPDQIQDDIKRAVPCMGKAGSMSFHHVRALHGSATNTSNRPRNLLLYEVAASDAWPLVGVKDFDEFNSRLLAGPPVVTPRLTEVPVRMPLPPAKRQGSIYETQSAAKKSYFTRAA; from the coding sequence ATGATTTCGGACGAGCAGGCCCAAGCCTACAAGCGCGATGGGGTGATCGTGGTCCCCGAAGTGCTCGACCAGGAGACCCTCGGCAAGGTCCGCACGGTGCTCGCGGAGTTGGTGGCCGGCGCTGGCGCGGTGACCGAGCACACCGATGTCTACGACCTCGAGCCGGGCCATACGCCGGAACAGCCGCGCGTCCGCCGCATCAAGGCGCCGCACAAGGTGCACCCGATCTTCGACGAGATCGTCCGCAGCCCGGCCGTGATCTCGATCCTGACCAGACTGATCGGCCCCGGCCTTCGCCTGCACGGCTCCAAGCTCAACATGAAGTCGGCGCAGTACGGCTCGCCGGTCGAGTGGCATCAGGACTGGGCGTTCTATCCGCACACCAATGACGACATCCTGGCGATCGGCGTGCTGCTCGACGATTGCGATATCGAGAACGGCCCGATGCTGGTGACGCCGGGTTCACACACCGGTGACACGATGTGGGATCATCATGGCGACGACGGCTGCTTCGCCGGCCTGATCGATCCGGACCAGATCCAGGACGACATCAAGCGCGCGGTGCCCTGCATGGGCAAGGCCGGCAGCATGTCGTTCCACCACGTGCGCGCGCTGCACGGCTCGGCGACCAACACCTCGAACCGGCCGCGCAACCTGCTGCTCTATGAAGTGGCGGCGAGCGACGCCTGGCCGTTGGTGGGCGTCAAGGATTTCGACGAATTCAACAGCCGCCTGCTGGCGGGCCCGCCGGTGGTGACGCCGCGGCTGACCGAGGTGCCGGTGCGGATGCCGCTGCCGCCGGCCAAACGGCAGGGATCAATCTACGAGACCCAGTCGGCGGCGAAGAAATCCTACTTCACGCGCGCTGCCTGA
- a CDS encoding SDR family NAD(P)-dependent oxidoreductase — protein sequence MNDRSSLASTAVQGSVLIAGVGASNGLGAAIARRFAAGGYPVAIAGRNAEKLAATAAELAADGARVTHVVGDASTAPDVARFVEAAQELAPLAMAVHNAGSNRPAPFLKVSEQRFEEHWREHALGGFQLAQAAIPALLARGGGTLVFTGASGSLRGKANYSPFAAAKAALRAMAQSVAREFGPQGIHVGHVVVDGGIEGDRLLSLRPQLKDDRGPDGLLNIAAIADAYWVLHHQHRSAWTLELDLRPWAEQF from the coding sequence ATGAACGACCGATCCTCCCTCGCGTCGACCGCCGTGCAGGGCAGCGTGCTGATCGCCGGCGTCGGCGCATCCAACGGCCTTGGCGCGGCGATCGCGCGCCGCTTTGCCGCCGGCGGCTATCCCGTCGCGATCGCCGGGCGCAATGCCGAGAAGCTCGCCGCGACCGCTGCCGAACTCGCAGCCGATGGCGCCAGGGTCACGCATGTGGTTGGCGATGCCTCCACCGCGCCCGACGTCGCGCGCTTCGTCGAGGCGGCACAAGAGCTCGCGCCGCTCGCGATGGCCGTGCACAATGCGGGCTCCAACCGGCCCGCACCGTTTCTCAAGGTCAGCGAGCAGCGCTTCGAGGAGCACTGGCGCGAACATGCGCTTGGCGGCTTCCAGCTCGCGCAGGCCGCGATTCCCGCTCTGCTCGCGCGCGGCGGCGGCACGCTGGTGTTCACCGGCGCCAGCGGCTCGCTGCGCGGCAAAGCCAATTATTCGCCATTCGCCGCCGCCAAGGCCGCGCTGCGCGCGATGGCGCAGAGCGTGGCACGCGAGTTCGGTCCGCAGGGCATCCATGTCGGCCATGTCGTGGTCGATGGCGGCATCGAGGGCGATCGCCTGCTGAGCTTGCGCCCGCAGCTGAAGGACGACCGCGGCCCGGATGGACTGCTCAACATCGCCGCGATTGCCGATGCCTATTGGGTGCTGCATCACCAGCATCGCAGCGCCTGGACGCTGGAGCTCGATCTGCGGCCCTGGGCGGAGCAGTTCTGA
- a CDS encoding LacI family DNA-binding transcriptional regulator — translation MSSELTDPGTGPAGAAPTLSEVAKRAGVSSITVSRVVRMPDLVAPETRARVERAMRDLGYVPNLVAGALASARTNSVGVLVPTIANSIFADTVQGLSDKLEPLGFSVILAQSRYDAEREDRMLAALLSRRPEAIIMVGSPATAEGSRLLRNARIPIVETWDLPANPIDAVAGFDNYKAGTAVAKHLAAQGRRQLAFIGGDDPRGTRRWLGFRDEAMARGLAEPRRLILERNASGSVAAHARLPDVDAVFAANDAHAIGFMAGLRKAGLLRDGPASTQPVAVIGLGDLEMGQLISPTLSTISVHGDAIGRTAATLTLERGGERRVDLGFELVLRDSG, via the coding sequence ATGAGCTCCGAACTGACCGACCCCGGGACCGGCCCGGCCGGTGCCGCGCCGACCCTTTCCGAGGTGGCCAAGCGCGCCGGCGTGTCCTCGATCACGGTGAGCCGGGTGGTACGGATGCCCGATCTGGTCGCCCCCGAGACCCGGGCGCGGGTCGAGCGTGCGATGCGCGACCTCGGCTATGTCCCGAACCTGGTGGCCGGGGCGCTGGCGAGCGCGCGGACCAATTCGGTCGGCGTGCTGGTGCCGACCATCGCCAATTCGATCTTCGCCGACACGGTGCAGGGCCTGTCCGACAAGCTCGAGCCGCTCGGCTTCTCGGTGATCCTGGCGCAGTCGCGCTATGACGCGGAGCGCGAGGATCGCATGCTGGCGGCGCTGCTGTCGCGGCGGCCGGAGGCGATCATCATGGTCGGCTCGCCGGCGACGGCGGAGGGCAGTCGGCTGCTGCGCAACGCGCGCATCCCGATCGTCGAGACCTGGGATCTGCCCGCAAACCCGATCGACGCGGTCGCGGGCTTCGACAATTACAAGGCCGGCACGGCTGTCGCGAAGCATCTCGCTGCGCAAGGACGCCGGCAACTCGCCTTCATCGGCGGCGACGATCCGCGCGGCACACGGCGCTGGCTCGGGTTCAGGGACGAGGCCATGGCACGCGGCCTTGCCGAGCCGCGAAGATTGATCCTCGAGCGCAACGCTTCGGGCAGCGTGGCGGCGCATGCGCGGTTGCCCGATGTCGACGCGGTGTTCGCCGCCAATGATGCGCATGCGATCGGCTTCATGGCGGGGCTGCGCAAGGCCGGCCTGCTGCGCGACGGGCCCGCGTCGACCCAGCCGGTTGCGGTGATCGGGCTCGGCGATCTCGAAATGGGCCAGCTGATCTCGCCGACGCTGAGCACCATCAGCGTGCATGGCGACGCCATCGGCCGCACCGCGGCGACCTTGACCTTGGAGCGCGGCGGCGAGCGCCGCGTCGATCTCGGCTTCGAACTGGTGCTGCGCGACAGCGGCTAG
- a CDS encoding MarR family winged helix-turn-helix transcriptional regulator, which produces MKAEHRLIFLLTVAYRRVQRAIEQETAAHDLTSAQAGVLFFLGRNDGALIGDVSQALDIVPSAMTGLADRMERAGLVKRRRDGEDGRSQRLHLTSAGQELGKRAATRTRVINNRLMDGFSEAEIDVVSRWLASLQEKFPKDKDG; this is translated from the coding sequence ATGAAAGCGGAACACCGGCTGATCTTCCTGCTGACCGTGGCCTATCGCCGGGTGCAGCGCGCCATCGAGCAGGAGACGGCCGCGCATGATCTGACGTCGGCCCAGGCCGGCGTGCTGTTCTTTCTCGGGCGCAATGACGGCGCGCTGATCGGCGACGTCTCGCAGGCGCTCGACATCGTGCCGTCGGCGATGACCGGGCTCGCCGACCGGATGGAACGTGCCGGCCTCGTCAAGCGCCGGCGTGACGGCGAGGATGGGCGCAGCCAGCGGCTTCATCTGACATCGGCGGGGCAGGAGCTCGGCAAGCGCGCCGCGACGCGGACCAGGGTGATCAACAACCGCCTGATGGACGGATTCTCGGAAGCGGAGATCGACGTGGTGTCGCGTTGGCTAGCCAGCCTGCAAGAGAAGTTTCCGAAAGACAAAGATGGTTAG
- a CDS encoding MFS transporter, producing MTEMANGAKKARLRVILAASIGSALEWYDFFLYGTAAALVFGELFFPKSDPVVGTLLSFLTFGVGFVVRPFGGLLFGILGDRYGRKPVLVATLLMIGIGTTAIGFLPTYAQIGVWAPVLLVAMRVIQGLGAGAEYGGAVIYLVENAPPKHRGFWGGFAPLGVSVGNLLAAGAFALVTMLPREDLMSWGWRLPFLASFLLIVVGIFVRMRITETPVYTEAVVKRGKVESNPAMEALRQHPRNFFVVLGARMAENGLGYFFPVFGLSYVITTLGVPKADALSALMLAFTVELFAILGFAALSDRIGRRPVYMFGALAGVALAFPFFWMVGTKQWIMIALAFILARAVVTAAMFGPQAAYFAELFPPQRRFAGFAFARELGSLLSGGPAPFVATALVAAYGTWWPVACYAMFLSACTVIAIWIGPETYQENIAADASDQAELPAAIPARA from the coding sequence ATGACCGAGATGGCAAACGGCGCCAAGAAAGCGCGCCTGCGTGTGATCCTGGCCGCAAGCATCGGCTCCGCGCTCGAGTGGTACGACTTCTTCCTCTACGGCACCGCCGCGGCGCTGGTATTCGGCGAACTGTTCTTTCCGAAGAGCGATCCGGTGGTCGGCACGTTGCTGTCGTTCCTGACCTTCGGCGTCGGCTTCGTGGTGCGGCCGTTCGGCGGCCTGCTGTTCGGCATCCTCGGCGATCGCTATGGCCGCAAGCCGGTGCTGGTCGCTACGCTGTTGATGATCGGCATCGGCACCACCGCGATCGGCTTCCTGCCGACCTATGCGCAGATTGGTGTCTGGGCGCCGGTCCTGCTGGTCGCGATGCGCGTCATCCAGGGCCTCGGCGCCGGCGCCGAATATGGCGGCGCGGTGATCTATCTGGTGGAGAACGCACCGCCCAAGCATCGCGGTTTCTGGGGCGGCTTCGCGCCGCTCGGCGTCTCCGTCGGCAATCTGCTCGCCGCCGGCGCCTTCGCGCTGGTGACGATGCTGCCGCGCGAGGATTTGATGAGCTGGGGCTGGCGCCTGCCCTTCCTGGCGAGCTTCCTGTTGATCGTGGTCGGCATCTTCGTCCGCATGCGCATCACCGAGACGCCTGTTTACACCGAGGCGGTGGTCAAGCGCGGCAAGGTCGAGAGCAATCCGGCGATGGAGGCATTGCGCCAGCACCCGCGCAACTTCTTCGTGGTGCTCGGGGCCCGGATGGCCGAGAACGGGCTCGGATATTTCTTCCCGGTGTTCGGCCTGAGCTACGTCATCACCACGCTCGGCGTACCGAAAGCGGACGCGCTCAGCGCGCTGATGCTGGCCTTCACCGTCGAGCTGTTTGCGATCCTCGGCTTCGCCGCCTTGTCGGACCGGATCGGACGGCGTCCGGTCTACATGTTCGGCGCGCTGGCCGGCGTGGCGCTCGCCTTCCCCTTCTTCTGGATGGTTGGTACCAAGCAGTGGATCATGATCGCGCTCGCCTTCATCCTGGCGCGCGCCGTGGTGACGGCGGCGATGTTCGGGCCGCAGGCGGCGTATTTCGCCGAACTATTCCCGCCGCAACGCCGCTTCGCCGGCTTCGCCTTCGCGCGTGAGCTCGGCTCGCTGCTGTCGGGCGGCCCGGCGCCGTTCGTCGCCACCGCGCTGGTGGCGGCTTATGGCACCTGGTGGCCGGTCGCCTGCTACGCGATGTTCCTGTCGGCCTGCACGGTGATCGCGATCTGGATCGGGCCGGAGACCTATCAGGAGAACATCGCCGCCGATGCGAGCGATCAGGCCGAACTGCCCGCGGCGATTCCGGCGCGGGCCTGA
- a CDS encoding enoyl-CoA hydratase-related protein produces MSEVVVALDGGVLTVTMARPDKKNAITNAMYGAMADALERAESDSAIRAVLLQGDGDSFTAGNDLADFAAVSRGVQGERHVGRFLAGLARAPRPLVAAVQGNAVGIGTTMLLHCDLVYLAPTARLITPFVNLALVPEAASTYLLPQRIGYARAYAMFALGEPVEAETAVSIGLANAVVPLADLRTKARAAADALAKRPFGSLQHTKALMRDPVRISAQMAREGEIFQERLMSAEAREAFAAFAERRPPDFSKIAG; encoded by the coding sequence ATGAGCGAAGTGGTCGTAGCGCTGGACGGTGGCGTCCTCACCGTGACGATGGCGCGTCCGGACAAGAAGAATGCGATTACCAATGCGATGTACGGCGCGATGGCCGACGCGCTCGAACGCGCCGAGAGCGACTCCGCGATCCGCGCCGTGCTGTTGCAAGGTGACGGCGACAGCTTCACCGCGGGCAACGATCTCGCCGATTTCGCCGCGGTGTCGCGCGGCGTGCAGGGCGAGCGTCATGTCGGCCGCTTCCTCGCCGGCCTCGCCAGGGCGCCGCGGCCGCTGGTCGCCGCCGTGCAGGGCAATGCGGTCGGCATCGGCACCACCATGCTGCTGCATTGCGACCTGGTCTACCTCGCACCGACCGCGCGGCTGATCACGCCGTTCGTCAATCTCGCGCTGGTGCCGGAGGCGGCATCGACCTATCTGCTGCCGCAGCGGATCGGCTATGCGCGGGCCTATGCGATGTTCGCGCTCGGCGAGCCGGTCGAGGCCGAGACGGCCGTTTCGATCGGTCTCGCCAACGCGGTGGTGCCGCTTGCGGATCTTCGTACCAAGGCCCGAGCCGCGGCGGATGCGCTGGCGAAGCGGCCGTTCGGCTCGCTCCAGCACACCAAGGCGTTGATGCGCGACCCTGTCAGGATCAGCGCGCAGATGGCGCGCGAGGGTGAAATCTTCCAGGAGCGATTGATGAGCGCCGAAGCGCGCGAGGCCTTTGCCGCCTTTGCCGAGCGCCGGCCGCCGGATTTCTCCAAGATCGCCGGGTAG